GTCTAAAGCAAACTTGTGAAATAAAGCATCATCAACTGGAGTAATAATTTACATACAAATAATATGTTCAACTTGGAGGGGTCCAAATGCCCATGTTATTCATTTGTCCGCTTATTATTGTTCAGATAACGAGTCAATATTATTAGGGCTGACTCGTTATTGGCTCATTATGAGCTAGGTCAGTTATACATTATTGTGTTGAATAGTGAAAAGGCAAAAGACTAGTATTTTGGAGGATTTTTATAATTAGGTTAAAAGTTGGGTCATACATTAGTTAATTATGCATGACCTGGGGAATTGGGGATGTAATATTAGTTTATACTTTAGAGaccatataattttatttttatttataagataaAGGATACAGGAATACAAGATATTGTAACGTAACTTGTTCAGTATACTTATTACAGGAGACAGAAGTAATTCAATATCTTGTATAAGCAATTAGGATCTTATTCTTAAATACATGCATCACAATTGACAGCTTCATATAGTTGATACCTCTTGTTGTATAGTTTCTTGCTTctccttcatatatatatagaatatatgtatgtattttcttTCAGGTACTAAACCAACAAAAAGATCGGTTTCCAATTCTGAGACTATAATTCTCAAGCATTCTGAGAGAGGCGCAGGCCAACAAAAAGATCGGTTTCCACCTCTGAAAACTTGCTACTGCGGCTGCATTTCAACGTATCTCTTTGCTTCATTGAATTTCAAACAATTGTATTATCTTTGCTTTTCTTTTATGTCATATAAAAAGCTAATGAAAATGATTAGTTTTCGAAAGAAACTAGCAAGGAACTGAAGGATGTACCTTTTGGCATAAACTTGTGTTTTCTTGGCACAATCTGGAATTTTCTTCCAAGAGGTATCTTTCCTGaacatgaaaattaagggtgTAAAAGGAAGAGAGATAATTGATTTAGAAAGACCTAGCTAGGTAGTACAATGCAAACCTTTGCTTTCAGGTTTTCAATTTGTTCTTTAAATAATTGAGCCTGAaattatcacaaaatttttttaCACTAGGTTAATAGATGGAATTGTAACTTACAAATAGAAGATACAAATGGGGTGTAAAATAGATTTTTCATATAGAAACTACTAGATAGCATGTTCCAaacctgctttttcaaaactgcgttttgttTCTATGAAAACGCAAATAAGCAATTTATTTGCCTAACAATTTTTTTCACTATTTCCGTTATGCAAAGCCCCTTTGAATCATCATTTTCCATTCCATTGTGAAAAATTTTCGATCCAGCTAAAACTCTGTTTCCGTTACAGGTTCTATTAATTTCTAACGCAATAATCCCAATGTAATATATGTTGTTAAGTACCTTTCTCGCCCTAACGGTTCTCAAGGTATGTTCCAGCCTGCTATCTAATTCACTTAGTTCGTCCAATGAACATGATACCAAATCTTGACCAAGAAACCTCCTAATCATATCAAACCATTTTCAATATAAACAAAGTGCTTATAAAGGGGGAAATGGATAAGgcttaaaaacacaaaaaaaaaaaaacagaaaatagAAGTAAAAATAAAGAGAAGAACCGTTGTGAAGCTTCGAGTTGCTCTATTTCACGTTTGATGATAGCTGCTTCCTGCTTCAATTTCTACAAAATGAACTTTTGTTTAATGTTAAAGATGTTGAATGAAATGATGAATTCTGCTATACAATAGTAGTTGTGATTATAAGACTAGAACTAATCTGTAAATATTCTTTACCTGATTATGTACTTCAGTATTAGGATTGTAGCTTCGATCCATGTTAACATGTTCACGATACCTCTCTATTGTTTCCTGCATACTAAAATGACACGATACACATACAAATGTGAGCAAAGGTTAATCGTGGAAAAAAGTTACACAATTCGCATCAAATTTCACTATAATATGAACAAGATAAAAGGGTATCCAATAGTTTCGTTTATGGGAATGCCCTAGTTTCtctattaaaattaaagatttcTATTCTAGCCAGTTAAAATCCATACAGTTTAGATGCAACGAAACTCCTTTTAAATGAAAAGGTTATTCACGAAATTAAGGATGAACCAATTAATGAAAGACTTTTGTATTGATAAGCCTTCATCCTCTCTTACTGTCGTCGACCCACTCATCAAATTAGTTCTTGGTAGCCTTGGTAATTAATATTTCTCTCTTTAAACCTCCCAAAACTATCCTTCATTCCTTAGAAAGTATCCGAAAGATTCTTGGAATAAACTTTGTTGCTCAGAACCTAAAAGCGGTCCTGGCATTGATAGTGCATTATTAAATCAGATCATGGCTATCATGAGAGATTAACTCATTGTGTCCTAACTCTTAAGCTCTCGACCAAACTAAACTTtgaaataaaaaccaaaagtcCAAAATTAACTTACCTAATTAAACAATGCCCAATTAATCTTTTCAATAAAAACCTTGTTTGAACATAAACCGGCACCCCTAAAGATCCTGTTTCCAATACTAGATTCACTAGTTGAATCCATTTCTGCTAATTGGCTCTGGACTAGGAGTAGAACCCATCAACCTAATGCCGAGACAGTCCCTAAGGATGAACTACTTCATTTAACAGTTGCTTGGAAAGCTTTGATTTACTCGATTATATTTTCTAACAGTTGAAGAAATTTAATCCTTACAGGATGAGTTGAAGAACACCTACCTATTTTTGATTCAACAGTACTCATTTTCAATAAACATGTtccaaattttgatttatgcTGTTATGCAAAGCCTTCCGTTAAGTCGTTATATGTGGTTTTTATGTAGCTAACTAATGTGTGAATTATGTGTGTGATAACTAATTAGATTAAAATTGTGTGTCATTTACGTAGAAAAGTTGTATTGTGTTCCAGTTAGATTGCTAGGTCATTAATTGAGGCCTTAATGTCATTATTGAGACTCAACGGCCTTATGTGGACATTTTAAAAAGTGTAATCTGGATTAAGGGGTGATTAGGGTTAGGGattatcatcattttcattttcccgTAGCCATTTTGTAGCCTCCAAGCAGCCCTAACCAATCCTGTAGCATTTTGTGTGATTTTGGTGACGATTTGAAGGGCATTTAGTAGGGATTTCATTGCATATATCTCTCCTACAAGTATGGGACGTTAATTGGTGTCCCATTTCCAGCCCATAACCCCAATAAGGTGGTTGACGATTATTCAGTTCgatcattattgttattgagGGTTTTTGTAATTCATATGCTATGGAAACGAATTCTGGACCAAAAGATGATATCAAGCCATCAATTGTGTTCCTTTTTGTATCCATTAAGATCTGGAAAAGTTGCTTGATTTATCATCCAAAATCTTATATCCGTCTTCCTTGACCTTGTGTGTCCATCAACATGCTTCGTGTCACTTAGTATGTATTTACCGATGTATTAtggtatatattatatgtttaaaaacgATTAAATGTGACAATTAGCTTAATAACATAGTTAGGGCCAAAAAGTGCGAAATTAGAACTTGAGAAACTTATTGTGGCTAGTTAGCAAAGTGGTGGCTCGAGGGTTGCAAATGTTATGGATGATTAGCAGTTGTTTCGGTAACATGAAAATGGCTTTACATGAGTGTATTTGTGAGTTATAAAACCTAGTAATCGTTTGCAAAGGTATAGAGGTCGAATGGGTGTTAAGCAAAAGAGGTCGGGTTAATGCGCCTCTATTGCACAATGACCAGCTGTCGCATCCTTAGTGCAGAATGATGGAGGGGGTGTTTGGCATAGCATGGTCGCGCCGTGACCATGCTATGGTAGTGTCGCATTCAGCGGTTAAAATACCTAGttttttgtttgatcaaataatcacaCTATGGCTTGACCAAGGGGTGTAAGTGTTTCGGGAGTGGTTTTTAGGCGATTTTCTATTAGGGAGGGACTGCTGCCGCTTTACGCTTGATTTGTGTATTGTTGTGCCGAAACTTCAAGGTCGGTATTAGTTATGTGTGGAGAAAATCCAGATAGATTGTGTCGCATGACATCTTCTCTTTATATAGAGGATAGAAACTTGGGGAGGAGGATAAGAGAGTCAGGATAAATCTTTTTCTCCTTTTGGAGATATCTTCTATCTTTTTAGGAAGATTGCGATCGGATCTAATAAGCCTTGTCTAAGTCATTCGGATTCTGATATGTCATTCCTTTATAAGGAGATTCGGATAATTATGGAAGGGATTTGGGTATAACCGATCCTTCATAGGTCTTTGATGGAGTTAAAGAGACTGTCCTTAAGAATTTGGGATTATTCTGGCTATGGAGGTATTGCTCCATAACTTCGAATATAGAAGCGAAGCTCCGTTGTATAAGTAAAGTGTTTCTGCTGTTACGAAGAGTTCTTCGTATCCAACTTAGGTACGGAGGTAGAACTCCGTatagggtatatcatcaagtcCCAGTCTAATGGGAGAGGCTGACTCAGAATGTCTCATTAGACTAAAAAACGTACTCTAATTGCTTCGTAACGCAAGTTGCACCATAAGTTCAAATCATTCAATTCAGGCGGGATTTATTCTTCTGGATGCAGAGAGTTAATAGTGGCTTGTTTCCTCAGGAGTAGTTACGCTTAGCACTTATCTCAATGTATCTTTTCAACGGTGGATGTTTGTGACCCAGTCGTGATATAAATACCAACTTTTCAAGTAAAAAGGGGACTTTTACCTctctattttgttttttctttttgaaaattccCTTTCTTGGCGATCCTCTACATCCGCTGTCGCGATCTTCGTTCTTCGCAAGTACACTCAATACTCTTTGTCTTTATATTCCCACATGTTTAATATCATCGAAGTTTCGTAGCGAAATATTTCGCATAAAACCCTACTTTAGTTCAAAGAGGGCAATCCATTCTTGATCCTCCTGTTGGTTTTGTGGGTCAATATGTGAAGTCATTTACCCTTGGTAATCTTAcggtttctttttcttcattccTTCTGTCTGTTTTAGACTATATGAGTTTCATATATCCACTGTTCATTCTACTTGTATAGCAAAGATCATTGCTTTCGAAGTTATCTGTAGTGCTAATGACATAGAGCCTTTAATAGCCTTGTTTAACTCTTTCTATAAACTTAAAGAGTCTGGTGATTGGGTTACGGTTGCAAAGAATGGTAAGTATGATTTGTTTGTAGCTGGTGGTACAGAGGTGAGAGATTAGAAacacctttttgtttttgttgatcgTTCTTTGATTCCCTTGGATCGTAGAGGTTTGTTGGATAAGGGTAAGTCGAAGTACCAATCGATAGGTATCCCTGCTGATGATATACCCCTCCGGAGCTCTATCTCCGGAGGTAAATCTACCACAattacggagctcacctccgtcagaACGGAGGTCACCTTAGGAAaacggagctcacctccgtcagGAACGGAGCTCATTCGTCAAAACGGAGCTCCGccaaatatggaggaaatctcttattttctCTCCTAAAGAAAAGGTAAGTTTccttatctattattattataatatatttattatatggcATGTAAATCCCATAAACATGTCTACCATATCTTGTACCCAAATAATTAGGGTATCCccctaaaaccctaacttatcCCCCAAGATACGTtagtcctataaatagaggtatcCCCTCACGAATAGGCATAAGTTCTTTCTACGAGATACTAAGCCATTCACCCGAACACCAAAGGTGGTCGTCTTCTCTACGGAGTCGTCCATCGCCAACA
The Erigeron canadensis isolate Cc75 chromosome 2, C_canadensis_v1, whole genome shotgun sequence DNA segment above includes these coding regions:
- the LOC122586582 gene encoding MADS-box protein AGL42-like isoform X5 is translated as MVRGKVELKRIENTTSRQVTFTKRRNGLLKKSCELSVLCDAEVAVIVFSQKGKLYEFSSSNMQETIERYREHVNMDRSYNPNTEVHNQKLKQEAAIIKREIEQLEASQRRFLGQDLVSCSLDELSELDSRLEHTLRTVRARKERYLLEENSRLCQENTSLCQKRYVEMQPQ
- the LOC122586582 gene encoding MADS-box protein AGL42-like isoform X2: MVRGKVELKRIENTTSRQVTFTKRRNGLLKKSCELSVLCDAEVAVIVFSQKGKLYEFSSSNMQETIERYREHVNMDRSYNPNTEVHNQKLKQEAAIIKREIEQLEASQRRFLGQDLVSCSLDELSELDSRLEHTLRTVRARKERYLLEENSRLCQENTSLCQKQRDTLKCSRSSKFSEVETDLFVGLRLSQNA
- the LOC122586582 gene encoding MADS-box protein AGL42-like isoform X1 — encoded protein: MVRGKVELKRIENTTSRQVTFTKRRNGLLKKSCELSVLCDAEVAVIVFSQKGKLYEFSSSNMQETIERYREHVNMDRSYNPNTEVHNQKLKQEAAIIKREIEQLEASQRRFLGQDLVSCSLDELSELDSRLEHTLRTVRARKAQLFKEQIENLKAKERYLLEENSRLCQENTSLCQKQRDTLKCSRSSKFSEVETDLFVGLRLSQNA
- the LOC122586582 gene encoding MADS-box protein AGL42-like isoform X3, which translates into the protein MVRGKVELKRIENTTSRQVTFTKRRNGLLKKSCELSVLCDAEVAVIVFSQKGKLYEFSSSNMQETIERYREHVNMDRSYNPNTEVHNQKLKQEAAIIKREIEQLEASQRRFLGQDLVSCSLDELSELDSRLEHTLRTVRARKAQLFKEQIENLKAKERYLLEENSRLCQENTSLCQKRYVEMQPQ
- the LOC122586582 gene encoding MADS-box protein AGL42-like isoform X4; protein product: MVRGKVELKRIENTTSRQVTFTKRRNGLLKKSCELSVLCDAEVAVIVFSQKGKLYEFSSSNMQETIERYREHVNMDRSYNPNTEVHNQKLKQEAAIIKREIEQLEASQRRFLGQDLVSCSLDELSELDSRLEHTLRTVRARKAQLFKEQIENLKAKERYLLEENSRLCQENTSLCQKPQ
- the LOC122586582 gene encoding MADS-box protein AGL42-like isoform X6 codes for the protein MVRGKVELKRIENTTSRQVTFTKRRNGLLKKSCELSVLCDAEVAVIVFSQKGKLYEFSSSNMQETIERYREHVNMDRSYNPNTEVHNQKLKQEAAIIKREIEQLEASQRRFLGQDLVSCSLDELSELDSRLEHTLRTVRARKERYLLEENSRLCQENTSLCQKPQ